Genomic segment of Yoonia sp. R2331:
GCTGGGGTATCTGATCATCAATCAGATGATGCTGCGCCTGATGATTTTTGCCGGATCAATGGCCTATCTGGCCTATTACGCCACCGTCGCAGCGGAGCCGCTGTGGGGCGCGATTTACACCACGCTGATTATCACGGCGGCTAATGTGACGGGCATGATCGGGCTGATGTTGCGCAATGCCACCTTCGCGGTGCCGCGCGGGTTTGAGGACTTGTATCCCGATTTCCAGCCGCTGCTGCCCGGCGATTTCCGCAAGTTGATGCGGCTGGCCCGGCGGCGCGTGCTGGAGGAGGAAACCGTGCTGTCGCGGGAAGGATCAGCCCTGAACAGCATCTACTTTGTGGTGCATGGCATTCCGATTGTGACAAAGATGGGCACAAGTTTCCCGATGGCCGAACGCATTTTCGTGGGCGAAGTGGCGTACTTGACCGGCAAGGGGTCGGCGGCGACCACCACCCTGCCCGCCGGTTCAGAAGTGCTGGAGTGGGACATCGCAACCCTGAACGCCGCGGCAGCCCGCAAGCCGCACATCCGGCTGGCAATGGATGCCGTGATCAGCCGCGATCTGGCCCGCAAGGTGGCGCTGGCCGTGGCCCCGGCCGCGCAACAGATCGGGCGCGAACAGGCAGGGTAAGTGGGTGGTTTGAGGCCGGCGGAATTTTACGAGAACGAAAGGTGAGCCTCCGCCGTTTGAGATGGACAGCCCATATCGTTAAGGACGTGAAGGGCCTGATGTGGGGGTTGCCGATTGGACGTTGGTCGGCGCACACGCATGTCGCGTGACAGGGTTGCGCTGATAGGTCAGTCGCGTTGTCACCCCTTGGTTAAAGACAGCAGCAGTGCAGTTTCCAAAGCCGACAGCGTGCTGCTGTCCAGATGTCGCATTGCACTTGTTTGAAGGATGGCGGTTTCGAGTTCTCGTGCTCTGACACCGAATTTCCGCAATATGCTCTCGTGACTAGCTTGATTGCACATTCGGATACCGCGGCGAGCAATAGGTATTCACGTTGCTCAAACTTGAGCATCAATCTTTATTCTCGTTGGAAAGCTTAAGCGCGCCCTCCAATGTCCATTAATCCACGAAGCCAGCGGCGAGTTCGCAAACGATCTCTGCGGCGGGCTTTATGCTGTTGATTTGTCCAACTCCCTGACCTGCATAGAGACTGAGCTTGTCCGCCATGGCGGCATTGTCGATTTGACGAAGTCCACCACCCATGAAACGGAACAGGTTCCATCCACCACGGCCGACAATTGCCCGATGCGGGGTGCCATATCGCCAACCGTAAGAGTAACCGGACAAAAACTTAGGTGTGTCGGTGTCGGCATGGACGACTTTTTCCTTGTAGGCGTCGTGTGCGTCACATTCCTGTGAAGCAAGAAATGCAGTTCCACACCAAACCCCTTGGGCACCCAAACACCTTGCTGCGCGAACAGCCCGGGCATCGCTTATCGCCCCGGCTGCAATCACCGGTCGGCCTTTGGCAATATCCACAACAGCAGGCAATAGGGCCATCAAGCCCACCCTTCCCTGTGTGAGATGTCCTCCGCCCTCAATGCCCTGAGCTATTATGATATCCGCGCCGTCTGAAATCGCCTTTTTTGCGTCGGCAACGGTCCCGACTTGAACGATGGTGACGATACCCGCATCTCTTGCACGAGGAATGACGTCACGGAAATCCCCGTAGTACAATGAAACGACCTTTGGCTTTTCATCGAGCACCACTTTTAGACCCGCCTCGAAAAACTCAGGCCCGCCGTACTGCGGTACTAAATTCACTCCAAACGGCTTTTCCGTCAGCGCCCTCGTCTGCCTGATCCAACTCCTCAATGTTTCGGGCAGTACGCGCAGCGCGCCCAGATGTCCCAGGCCACCGGCCTTGCTGACGGCAGCGACAAGAGAAGGTCCACTGAGCCCGGCCATACCCGCCTGAAAGACCGGCACGGCAATTCCACACATGCCCGCCAGAGAGTTGGCGGGAGTTTCTGGAAAGGTCCCCCGATTGAACGCCGACTGGATATTCTTACTGCTTGGCTTCGGCATCTCTCACCTGAGTGTAACTTGGGTGAGCCGAGTAGACGGGCAACAGACAATCTAATAAAGTGAATTGATAAGAATATATCGTTTCGTAAATGAGAATACACATGGAACTAAAGAATCTCCGCACCTTCGCCGCAGTCGCAGATACTGGATCAGTTGCTGGCGCCTCAAGGGAACTTCATTGCGTCCAATCGAACGTGACCACGAGGATCAAATCCCTCGAAGGAGAGTTGGGGGTGGAACTGTTCAATCGCAGTCGATCAGGCATGGCGCTGACGGCCGCAGGAACGGCCTTCTTGCCCTATGCCCTTGATGTTTTGCGCGCCGAATTGCGCGCTCGGGCATCGGTGGCGGATTTTGGCAATTCAGTTAAATTCCTCCGGATAGGCAGCATGGAGAGCACCCTTGCAGTTCGCTTGCCGAAGATCATTGCAGCGTTTCGCGGGAAGCACCCCGACATGCGCCTTCAGATCTTTTCGGGCCCGACGGAAGACCTTCTTCACAAACTGGTGCAGGATCAGATTGATGTGGCCTTTGTCGGGGGGAAGTTCGCCCGGCCTGGATTGATGGGGCAGGCATTATTCGCTGAGGAAATGGTCATGATTTCCTCAGCCGAATTGAAAGAGCCGGACGGGCTTCGTTCGCTCCCCATTATCGTGTTCAAACAAGGGTGCTCGTATCGCGACTTTACCAGAAGGTGGATGCGCAAGTCAGGCCTGGCCCCGAACGACATCTTTGAGCTTGGGACGCTGGATGGGATACTTGGGTGTGTTGCATCCGGTGTGGGCATCAGTTGCCTACCGCGTTCGGTTATTGAAGGAAGCCAGTATAGAGAGCTTCTTACGATCCACACCTTGGAGGACTCGGAACGTTTCATCGACACCTACGCGATGCAGAACGCTGGCCAGATCCGGAACGGAGCTGTCGGGGAGTTCCTCAAATTCATCCTGCTGCCTGATGATCCAGCTGCAAACATGGCCTGATCAGTTGGCTTTACCTTCTCATTGTCAGAACGATGTGTGCGGATACTTCCGTCTATAGAAAATGAACTGACCTCGCTAACGTTTCTGAATGAGCGAGGTATGAACGATGAAGCTAAGAGACAGTGGGCTGCATTTCGGGTTTGTTTCCGTAGTTGGACACTGGGGAGGCGCGGCTATGCTCGCGGCTTTTCTCATAAGCGCCAGCGCCTCAGAACTCTCGGACGCAGAGCCTAGTTTCACGCAAAATGTGACGTTCTGGATATCCCTTCTTACGGCTCTGGTTTTTGCGTTCCGCCTGTATTGGAGAATTGTGAATTTCCACCCTGCGCCTCTTGGTGGCGCAAGCCCGGCTCAGGTGCTCGCCGGTCGCGGTGTCGCGCTGGGAATGTTGCTGGCAGGCGTCATTCTTCCGACCCTTTTTCTGGCCAAGGCGTTTGTGACACCAGGGAGTAGCTGGTGGCTTACGCCGCTGTTCTGGTTCGGAGTTGCCTGCTTTCTTTGCGGGCTTGCTCTCCACCTCTATGGCGCATTCACACACCACTTCGTTTTGAAAGATGACAGCCTAAAGAGGGTGATGGGGCACAAGGTCGATCTTTGAGAAAGAAACCGCTTTAGGCGGTGCAGATGTGACTTTTGGTGGGACCGGTGCCGTGGTTGGCCCCGCACCGATGCCTTCGTCGTTTGGAACCATCAGCACTGTCTTATTGCCTTCGGGCCGTTGGTAACGATCAATACTGGCACGGTACTTGTGACATGCGTCCTGTTGCTTCGTCGGCAACCTTCAAGCCGAGGTTCGCGTGCGTGGGCGGTAGCCTTTTCGGTCAAGCGATCTACGCAAAACGATTGACCCGACCAATTTGCGACTCTCTCATCGGTCAACTGCGTCCCAACAAATCGCCAGATTGGGAAAAGCCCATAGCGTTCGTCGCGCCCCTTGCCACAAGGGCGCGACGTCGTGTTCACCTACCGGTAGTATGGTGATTGCATCTGACGGCTCGCCGTTGCCGTTGTTGCGGCATCAAACACCCGTGTGTAAGGGGCGGCTCCCATGCTTGCCGCGACGCTCGGGAACTGGTTGATCGCGAAGTCGAGCGCTTGATCCATTGTATCGAATGCATCAAAGCCACCAAGCGTATGGGTAGACGCGCCGCTGAGCCAAACCTTGTTTTGGAGGCCTGGCACCTGTTTCAGCCTTTCATTGCGCGTGCGCCAGTCAAAGCTTTCAAAGGGCTGCGAGAGTTGCAATTCAGTGTAGACAAATGCACCCGGCGTGCGTTCTGGGGTTGCGCCATAGTGTACAGCCCCAAGATCCTCGCTGGCCTCTTTCACAACTTGTGCATCAAACACGCGGGTGTTGTGGGCTACGCCAAAGGTGCGCGGCTCTGTTGGGAAGTATTCGGTCACGAACTTGGTGGCATTCTCTTGGCTATCGAAACCATAAAAACCACCGAGCGAGCCGGTTCCGTGACCGTGAAGCCAGGTTTTGTTCAAGAATCCAGGCTGTTTCTTGATGTCTTCATTGATGCTTGGCCATGGGGCGTCGTCGAAGGGCACTGAAATGGCGACTTCTGTGTAAACGAAGGCTTGTGGTGTCACTGGGTTTTCCTTTGCGTGAATGAGTTTCGGTGCGAGCGCCGCACCGGTGGTTGCGATCAGCATCTCACGACGTGTGAGCCGTGATGTGCCGTTTGGATTGTGTGTTGTCATTTGCGACTCCTATCAACTTGCATTTTGCAAGTTGATAGCTTTGTCCGATATGTAATTGCAAAACGCAAGTTGAAAAGTTAAACGAACGACATGAGTACCAAACCAAAGCGCCCCCTGTCCGGATGTCCGATCGACTACGCCCTCAGCGTGTTCGGGGATCGATGGTCATTGCTCATTATCCGTGACATCGCGATCAAAGGTGCAAAGACCTACGCTGAGTTACTTGAGGGGTGGGAGGGCATTTCCACGAACATTCTTGCGCAGAGAATGAAGCATCTCGAGGAAAAGGGGATCGTTGAAAAGCACAAGAACCCCGCCAATTGGCGAAGCTCTATCTATGAGCTTACGCCAAAAGGCCGGGCACTTGCACCGCTACTCGCGGAGTTGGTTCTTTGGGGGGGCACATATAACGACGCGGGTGAACCAATGCGGGACACCTATGACGCAGTCCAATCTGACCGCGCCGAATTCGAGCGCGCGATACGTGAAACGCAACGACCCGCAGGCAGATAGCAACCAGCGATTTGGCGGCGCGCGAAACGCGCCGCCAGCTGCAACGGCCTGAGTGACCGGACGGGCGATACCCAACCTTTCAGTCAGCCGGTCTTCAAAGCGCCTGTTTCCTGTATTCTGTAACCGGCAGACCGCCGATCCCCCAGCTTTCCAGCTTGACCTCGTCAATGACCACGACCGTGGTTGCCGGGTTCTTTCCCAGAACATCAGACAAAAGCTTGGTCACGCCGGAAATCAGCTGCGCCTTTTCACCGTCGCTTGGACCATTTCCGTTCGGCCCGCCCTCTTGAGTCACCTTGATGTTGACATAAGGCATCGGTCATTCCTTTCGTGGGATGTAGGTGAAGACTTTCGTCACAATTCGCCATTCGCTGCCCTCGCGGACAAGAGTAAGAAAGTCGAGGTAGTCACGACCCATCATACTCATTCGGGCCGTGACGCGTGCGATGCGCTCTGACCCAAATGCAATTTCAAGAATGGCCTCATCACGGGGATCACCACGCTCAGAGGGTGGCGTACGCCCATCAACACGGGACATATAAGTCTCTAGATCGAGGCAGAGCTCATCCCCGTCGGTCGCGCAAAAATAGGCGAGCTTCGAGTGGAAAACCTTGCGCAACATATCGCTGTTCGCGTGATGCAGGCCATCGAAGTAGAGTTCGACCAACGACACAACCTGTTTGTGATCTTGAGGTGTCATTCGATCAACCCTTCGGCGCGCATAGCCTTCTGAGATGCGGGACGTGCAACGCCGCGCTTGATGTAGGCTGCAATGCTCGGCCACGGTGTGAGGTCAATTTCCGTGAAGTTGGCCCAGTTGGCGACAACGAAAAGATAGGCGTCCGCCACCGAGAACGTGTCATCAACGAGCCAGGTGCGCCCGTCCGCGAGTTGTGGTTCCAAAAGATCGAACCGTTTGGCGACAGCCTTACGGGCGTCTTCTTTGCCTTGCTCCGTGGTGCTGGAATTGAAGAGGGGTGAGAACGCCTTGTGCAGTTCAGCAGCGGTCCAGTTGAGATGTTCCTGTACACGGGTGCGCGACATCGTTCCTGCAGCAGGGGCGAGATTGGCGCTTGGGTTTGTGTCGGCAATGTACTGAAGGACGGCTGCCCCCTCGGTGAGCAGGTCATCATTATCCAATTTCAACGTTGGCACATAGCCCTTCGGGTTGATGTCCAGATAGGCATCGCCCGATTCAGTGCGCGCTGCGTCCGTGTCGACGGATTCAATCTCGAAGGTTGCACCGACTTCGATCAAGGCGATGTGGCTGGCAAGCGAGCAGGCACCGGGTTTGTAGTAGAGTTTCATCTCAGTCTCCAATGTTTGGTTAGACCTCGAAGATAAGTTGCAACTTGATCGAAAGATAATATCATTAAATGTATAAAACGATCTATTAAACGGATTGAGAAATGAAGCTTGAACAACTGGTAGCCCTCGACGCTATCGTCTCTACCGGGACGTTTCGCGGAGCGGCTGAGCAGTTAAACAAGTCCCAAAGCGCCATCAGCAATGCTATCCGGCTCTTGGAAGAAGAACTTGATATTCAGATGTTTAGCCGCGCCGCATATCGGCCATCGCTGACACCAGAGGGCGATGTCTATTATCGTCAAGCATTGCGGGTTCTACAGCAGATGCGCGAACTCAAAAGGACGGCAGGTCGGTTGAGTGCCCATGAAGAAGCAGAGCTGCGCTTGGCGGTCAGTAGTACGCTGCCACTACATCCAATTCTGGCCGCGCTGAAGGACATTGGTCAAGTTTACCCGGCAACTCATATACGGCTTGCCACCGAGAGCATGGGGGGCCCGGTTGCCCGACTGATGGAAGGACAAGCAGACATTGCGATCGCCAGCTTGGCGGATGTCGCGCTCGACAAAGTGGATACGCATCCCGTGGCCGAAGTCACAATTCGACCACTC
This window contains:
- a CDS encoding cyclic nucleotide-binding domain-containing protein codes for the protein MKPEKMSQKCLQALATFGPLTPNGEGRVAMWDFLTPDVLVIIAGGLHALGYLIINQMMLRLMIFAGSMAYLAYYATVAAEPLWGAIYTTLIITAANVTGMIGLMLRNATFAVPRGFEDLYPDFQPLLPGDFRKLMRLARRRVLEEETVLSREGSALNSIYFVVHGIPIVTKMGTSFPMAERIFVGEVAYLTGKGSAATTTLPAGSEVLEWDIATLNAAAARKPHIRLAMDAVISRDLARKVALAVAPAAQQIGREQAG
- a CDS encoding NAD(P)H-dependent flavin oxidoreductase encodes the protein MPKPSSKNIQSAFNRGTFPETPANSLAGMCGIAVPVFQAGMAGLSGPSLVAAVSKAGGLGHLGALRVLPETLRSWIRQTRALTEKPFGVNLVPQYGGPEFFEAGLKVVLDEKPKVVSLYYGDFRDVIPRARDAGIVTIVQVGTVADAKKAISDGADIIIAQGIEGGGHLTQGRVGLMALLPAVVDIAKGRPVIAAGAISDARAVRAARCLGAQGVWCGTAFLASQECDAHDAYKEKVVHADTDTPKFLSGYSYGWRYGTPHRAIVGRGGWNLFRFMGGGLRQIDNAAMADKLSLYAGQGVGQINSIKPAAEIVCELAAGFVD
- a CDS encoding LysR family transcriptional regulator — its product is MELKNLRTFAAVADTGSVAGASRELHCVQSNVTTRIKSLEGELGVELFNRSRSGMALTAAGTAFLPYALDVLRAELRARASVADFGNSVKFLRIGSMESTLAVRLPKIIAAFRGKHPDMRLQIFSGPTEDLLHKLVQDQIDVAFVGGKFARPGLMGQALFAEEMVMISSAELKEPDGLRSLPIIVFKQGCSYRDFTRRWMRKSGLAPNDIFELGTLDGILGCVASGVGISCLPRSVIEGSQYRELLTIHTLEDSERFIDTYAMQNAGQIRNGAVGEFLKFILLPDDPAANMA
- a CDS encoding cytochrome b produces the protein MKLRDSGLHFGFVSVVGHWGGAAMLAAFLISASASELSDAEPSFTQNVTFWISLLTALVFAFRLYWRIVNFHPAPLGGASPAQVLAGRGVALGMLLAGVILPTLFLAKAFVTPGSSWWLTPLFWFGVACFLCGLALHLYGAFTHHFVLKDDSLKRVMGHKVDL
- a CDS encoding YdhR family protein produces the protein MTTHNPNGTSRLTRREMLIATTGAALAPKLIHAKENPVTPQAFVYTEVAISVPFDDAPWPSINEDIKKQPGFLNKTWLHGHGTGSLGGFYGFDSQENATKFVTEYFPTEPRTFGVAHNTRVFDAQVVKEASEDLGAVHYGATPERTPGAFVYTELQLSQPFESFDWRTRNERLKQVPGLQNKVWLSGASTHTLGGFDAFDTMDQALDFAINQFPSVAASMGAAPYTRVFDAATTATASRQMQSPYYR
- a CDS encoding winged helix-turn-helix transcriptional regulator is translated as MSTKPKRPLSGCPIDYALSVFGDRWSLLIIRDIAIKGAKTYAELLEGWEGISTNILAQRMKHLEEKGIVEKHKNPANWRSSIYELTPKGRALAPLLAELVLWGGTYNDAGEPMRDTYDAVQSDRAEFERAIRETQRPAGR
- a CDS encoding 4-oxalocrotonate tautomerase family protein; the encoded protein is MPYVNIKVTQEGGPNGNGPSDGEKAQLISGVTKLLSDVLGKNPATTVVVIDEVKLESWGIGGLPVTEYRKQAL
- a CDS encoding nuclear transport factor 2 family protein, with the translated sequence MTPQDHKQVVSLVELYFDGLHHANSDMLRKVFHSKLAYFCATDGDELCLDLETYMSRVDGRTPPSERGDPRDEAILEIAFGSERIARVTARMSMMGRDYLDFLTLVREGSEWRIVTKVFTYIPRKE
- the gstA gene encoding glutathione transferase GstA gives rise to the protein MKLYYKPGACSLASHIALIEVGATFEIESVDTDAARTESGDAYLDINPKGYVPTLKLDNDDLLTEGAAVLQYIADTNPSANLAPAAGTMSRTRVQEHLNWTAAELHKAFSPLFNSSTTEQGKEDARKAVAKRFDLLEPQLADGRTWLVDDTFSVADAYLFVVANWANFTEIDLTPWPSIAAYIKRGVARPASQKAMRAEGLIE
- a CDS encoding LysR family transcriptional regulator, which codes for MKLEQLVALDAIVSTGTFRGAAEQLNKSQSAISNAIRLLEEELDIQMFSRAAYRPSLTPEGDVYYRQALRVLQQMRELKRTAGRLSAHEEAELRLAVSSTLPLHPILAALKDIGQVYPATHIRLATESMGGPVARLMEGQADIAIASLADVALDKVDTHPVAEVTIRPLATPDFAAELGTQAMTPASLQGRVQVVVAGTGGQQFDQSRDLLAGGNKWTVSDFASKKEVILSGLGWGGLPDHLTVDERKTGRLVPLSVNSFPPRHTVLHAIRRKDVVSGIVANTLWDKLTGLDSTSDAQV